One window of the Podospora pseudopauciseta strain CBS 411.78 chromosome 4, whole genome shotgun sequence genome contains the following:
- a CDS encoding hypothetical protein (EggNog:ENOG503NXAA; COG:U), whose amino-acid sequence MATTTDSSSGNRDISEWRSIVTLIVFVITNVVVLFPFHIPFCIPRWLYNGFLGALSSMRIISPRNKTQGTSSPWVRLRFSMNIVTAPVIADLFLLAIKAISGKEVKDGTVGADHIHPIDIMVFFITLAYIAISIDASGLIRYLAFRVLQWGGKVGHRLFFYLYLFFFGIGSFVGNDPIILSGTAFLAYMTRVSSNIVHPRAWIYTQFAVANIASAILVSSNPTNLVLAGAFKIRFIDYTANMVVPVIITAIVLFPFLLYIVFASESLIPVEIKMHELPEDARGKKPVNPNIPNARGTAEQQEDEPGEQGKLLSLEEIMNPFLDKRGAGFGAAIMALALVSVLSLNAASQNLPEGVVLQVYWVTLPAAFIMLVWDLAFGWLHRHETREIAREGRKQVEEAKAEQARLQREAPELAASQGGDQVVSVTGNDVSGIGSDSEIVKSQSTTIDEKKEASLEKDTPPTEAATKTNNSDLRTLSSVARDAYRWSQETFPTATAVLSHLPYALIPFAFAMFILVQALVTKGWVEVFAKGWDHWVNKTGTVGAIGGMGFLSVILCNFSGTNIGTTILLSRIIQSWLRLHDASGIPISERTYYATIYSMALGVNYGAFSTAISASLAGLLWRDILAKKHIHVRRLDFARVNLPIIAIAMSVGCAVLIGEIYIIRSDRPFDIVPVLEE is encoded by the exons ATGGCGACCACGACGGACTCGAGTAGCGGCAACCGTGACATCAGTGAATGGCGGTCAATTGTCACACTCATTGTGTTCGTCATTACCA ATGTTGTGGTTCTATTTCCGTTTCATATTCCCTTCTGCATTCCTCGGTGGCTTTACAACGGTTTTCTAGGGGCGCTAAGCTCCATGCGCATCATCTCGCCCCGCAACAAGACTCAGGGGACAAGCTCACCATGGGTGCGGTTACGGTTCTCAATGAATATTGTGACGGCACCTGTGATTGCCGATCTTTTTCTGCTGGCCATAAAAGCCATCAGTGgcaaggaggtcaaggatgGAACCGTTGGAGCGGACCATATCCACCCTATCGATATCATGGTCTTTTTCATCACCCTCGCCTATATCGCCATATCCATTGACGCATCAGGGCTTATTCGATATCTGGCCTTCAGGGTGCTGCAATGGGGCGGGAAGGTCGGACATCGTCTGTTCTTCTACCTCTacctcttctttttcggcATAGGCAGCTTTGTTGGCAACGATCCCATCATCTTGTCTGGGACAGCTTTCTTGGCCTACATGACGCGCGTTTCGAGCAACATTGTTCACCCTAGGGCCTGGATATATACTCAGTTTGCCGTGGCCAATATTGCCTCTGCTATCCTCGTGTCGTCCAATCCGACGAATTTGGTCTTGGCTGGCGCTTTCAAAATACGCTTCATCGACTACACGGCCAATATGGTGGTCCCTGTGATCATCACAGCTATCGtgctcttccccttcctgctGTATATCGTCTTCGCCAGCGAATCCCTGATCCCCGTTGAGATCAAAATGCACGAGCTTCCGGAAGATGCAAGGGGCAAAAAGCCAGTAAACCCCAACATTCCCAATGCGAGGGGAACGGCAGAACAACAGGAGGATGAGCCAGGGGAGCAAGGAAAACTTTTGTCTCTGGAAGAGATCATGAATCCTTTTCTTGACAAGCGTGGTGCGGGATTCGGGGCAGCCATCATGGCATTGGCTCTGGTCTCAGTTTTGTCTCTTAATGCTGCGTCACAAAATCTTCCAGAGGGCGTTGTCCTGCAAGTATACTGGGTGACATTACCAGCGGCTTTCATCATGCTCGTGTGGGACTTGGCATTTGGCTGGCTTCATCGCCATGAAACACGTGAGATTGCTCGGGAAGGTCGAAAACAAgttgaagaagcaaaagCGGAGCAGGCACGTCTTCAGAGGGAAGCACCGGAACTCGCCGCTTCCCAGGGAGGGGATCAAGTGGTAAGCGTCACTGGGAACGACGTTTCCGGCATTGGAAGTGATTCAGAAATCGTCAAATCCCAAAGCACTACAATcgatgagaagaaggaagctTCTCTGGAGAAAGATACACCACCGACCGAAGCCGCGACCAAGACCAACAATTCAGACCTACGAACACTTTCGTCAGTTGCCAGAGATGCTTACAGATGGTCACAAGAGACCTTCCCCACCGCTACCGCGGTTCTCTCTCACCTACCCTATGCGTTGATCCCTTTTGCATTTGCAATGTTCATTCTGGTTCAAGCGCTGGTCACGAAAGGTTGGGTAGAGGTCTTCGCCAAGGGATGGGATCACTGGGTGAACAAGACCGGAACAGTTGGTGCCATAGGAGGCATGGGCTTTCTCTCGGTCATTCTCTGCAAC TTTTCGGGTACCAACATTGGAACTACCATCCTATTATCACGCATTATCCAATCATGGCTCAGGCTTCATGATGCCAGCGGGATTCCCATCAGTGAACGAACGTACTACGCTACGATCTACAGCATGGCCCTTGGCGTTAATTACGGGGCTTTCAGCACGGCCATCAGTGCCTCTCTTGCCGGGTTACTCTGGCGTGATATTCTAGCCAAGAAGCATATTCACGTCAGGCGACTTGACTTTGCGCGGGTAAATCTTCCGATCATTGCGATTGCCATGAGTGTGGGCTGTGCCGTCCTGATTGGTGAGATTTACATTATCAGGAGTGACCGGCCTTTTGACATAGTACCAGTTCTTGAGGAGTAG
- a CDS encoding hypothetical protein (EggNog:ENOG503NXKM; COG:G), with amino-acid sequence MSWPRYPFLFFVLGLLLFPGSSLQNSSPRSTTSQPKIILDNDWNPTAFIAFLLPLYYNYTVLGLASDTANSWALQTGLHALASLEIASLSSCIPVYKGSDYPLLQTAHTFQTYEFLHGELPWKGVFAKENTTNEKLGNDPTSGDPRRVVKEAFTTKGYYGYPNVSFAEGSAAEFMVKAVRENPGQVSIFSAGALTNVALAVRLDEDFAKNTAGLYIMGGYVDRFMEQAIGDVLRADLVSDINFIVDPEATKIALTADFPNITLVANSANGVIPNQAFLNELVAVNDNPLSRLVRANQPTYLPFWDETAAAVMVDRKAVVLDEVEVYVDVDTSYHSPFYGYIRPYQAALMPPGLRKVKYINAVNNTKVAEMIKTVVQFPPKGCADLHG; translated from the exons ATGTCCTGGCCCCGATAcccctttttgtttttcgTCCTTGGCTTGCTATTGTTCCCTGGCTCTTCACTTCAGAACAGCAGCCCAAGATCAaccaccagccaaccaaAGATAATCCTCGACAACGACTGGAACCCCACCGCGTTCATCGCTTTCCTGCTCCCTTTATACTACAACTACACTGTCCTCGGCTTAGCCTCCGACACAGCCAACTCCTGGGCACTCCAAACCGGCCTTCACGCTCTCGCCTCTCTCGAGATTGCCTCTTTATCGTCTTGCATCCCTGTTTACAAGGGGTCTGACTACCCGCTTCTGCAAACAGCACATACCTTTCAAACCTATGAGTTCCTCCACGGTGAGCTACCGTGGAAGGGTGTCTTTGCGAAGGAGAACACCACCAATGAGAAATTGGGAAATGATCCTACCTCTGGTGACCCACGAAGAGTGGTGAAAGAAGCTTTTACTACCAAGGGGTATTATGGATACCCCAATGTGAGCTTCGCCGAGGGCTCAGCAGCGGAGTTTATGGTCAAGGCCGTGAGGGAGAATCCAGGGCAGGTAAGCATATTCTCGGCAGGGGCCCTGACGAATGTCGCGCTGGCGGTGAGGCTTGATGAGGACTTCGCGAAGAACACGGCTGGGTTGTATATCATGGGAGGGTATGTGGACAGGTTCATGGAGCAGGCTATAGGGGATGTGTTGAGGGCGGACTTGGTCTCGGAT ATCAACTTTATCGTTGACCCTGAAGCAACCAAGATTGCGCTTACGGCCGACTTTCCGAATATCACGCTTGTGGCTAATTCTGCTAATGGGGTGATACCGAATCAGGCGTTTCTTAATGAGTTGGTGGCGGTGAATGACAACCCTTTGAGTAGATTGGTCAGGGCGAACCAGCCTACTTATCTGCCGTTTTGGGATGAGACTGCCGCGGCTGTGATGGTAGATCGTAAGGCGGTTGTGTTGGATGAGGTGGAAG TTTATGTTGATGTCGATACATCATACCACTCGCCCTTTTACGGGTATATCCGCCCGTACCAGGCAGCACTGATGCCGCCTGGGTTGAGAAAGGTCAAGTACATCAACGCGGTTAACAATACGAAGGTCGCCGAGATGATCAAGACTGTTGTTCAGTTTCCGCCAAAAGGCTGTGCCGATCTTCATGGATGA
- a CDS encoding hypothetical protein (EggNog:ENOG503NU0C; COG:S), with protein MISLDWGSRKQETGNSQVGHSPLLHCAKSAVEICIHYNGPGKDIGLTEFDSWNYEGDDKPADLKKGHVSDEGDFINRAKKKFTPYYQLLVPWVNRLRRKVFPSGERWKKPQPNLYFEMRKIPSEAQKDPNVVADLNVGECVAPPSRK; from the coding sequence ATGATCTCCTTAGATTGGGGATCCCGAAAGCAAGAAACAGGTAATTCGCAGGTAGGGCACAGTCCGCTACTACACTGCGCCAAGTCGGCGGTTGAAATATGTATCCACTACAATGGACCGGGTAAAGACATTGGACTAACTGAGTTTGACAGCTGGAATTACGAGGGTGATGACAAACCGGCAGACCTAAAGAAAGGGCATGTATCTGATGAAGGAGATTTCATCAATAGGGCAAAGAAGAAATTCACGCCTTATTACCAGCTATTAGTCCCATGGGTCAATAGACTACGGAGGAAGGTATTTCCGAGCGGTGAGAGGTGGAAGAAGCCACAACCAAACCTGTATTTCGAGATGAGGAAGATCCCTTCCGAAGCCCAGAAGGACCCAAACGTGGTGGCGGATCTTAACGTGGGCGAATGTGTCGCACCACCGAGCAGAAAGTAG
- a CDS encoding hypothetical protein (COG:S; EggNog:ENOG503NZGI) has product MADELARLREALAQAKLQASEQQRLREEAENRAFDEQRRREEEQRRREEEQRRREEEQRRREKAEEIARKSQLQALEGYLETCHSLSLAIQVVTDRSLTTQGDTTNPVGRLYPQRIAEWHDFPARQEEIWKQLSIPSFADNPVFPSQHQMAYVESLINPISSEQGLRSFERDTVENAVQKLFAAVSENTQLRDSLGLRGTVMFESHTNLGTVDDTLSKPLERMSLAGSHATDTPLTTTAAIRKPRRGAKGKGNRADQFCIYRTADGANIPAMAIEYKAPHKLSQDEIVTGLASDIQPRRDVINKDCEGFVLASRALAAAVVTQLFSYMVGKGMQYGYVCTGQVFVFLYIPDDPATVFYHVCVPNLDVIEDDENRLHRTAVAQVFAFILQAVLTPPPPQSWHDAAERLDIWDVEFEDVLSKIPVTVRKDKEHASPYKPQRWRGFTRSPIRTRLSCKQASIESGLPHEDDDEPPPPSPTADRLTRSGRKPATSGASGGAVATSDASSGKGGGGRGRRPDIQDRAYCTHQCLVGLALGGPIDPSCPNAPYHKPGHISRVDFLHLLRAQLAGDRGRDADSAPLYLAGAVGSLFKVRLSTHGYTLVAKGVESANRGRLQNEEKIYNQLSVIQGRHVPVCLGLIDLVLPYYCDGRVSEHFLLLSWAGQPLSKCVDRIDKVVAVDAIAIAYTELHRLRVLHCDAELRNVMYNRNIMVVDFERAEVRSRQPLGPLSPNGQNRKRKRELPQKKCKDPFTEELQKVVRDISGYFGQS; this is encoded by the coding sequence ATGGCCGACGAGCTTGCCAGACTACGAGAGGCTCTTGCGCAAGCTAAGCTCCAGGCTTCGGAGCAACAACGCCTGCGCGAAGAAGCGGAGAATCGCGCCTTCGATGAGCAACGCCGACGAGAAGAGGAGCAACGCCGACGAGAAGAGGAGCAACGCCGACGAGAAGAGGAGCAACGCCGACGCGAAAAAGCTGAAGAGATTGCAAGAAAATCGCAGCTACAAGCACTGGAGGGTTATCTTGAGACCTGTCACTCTCTCAGTCTTGCTATCCAGGTCGTCACCGACCGTTCTCTGACCACCCAAGGTGACACGACCAATCCCGTCGGCCGTCTTTACCCCCAACGAATCGCTGAATGGCACGACTTTCCAGCAAGGCAAGAGGAAATATGGAAACAGCTCTCCATCCCGTCCTTCGCCGATAACCCTGTGTTCCCATCCCAACACCAGATGGCCTATGTTGAGTCTTTGATCAACCCGATCAGCAGCGAGCAAGGCCTTCGCTCCTTCGAGCGCGACACCGTCGAGAATGCAGTACAGAAGCTGTTTGCTGCAGTATCCGAAAACACGCAGCTCCGAGACTCCCTTGGCCTACGGGGAACCGTGATGTTCGAGAGCCACACGAATCTCGGCACCGTCGACGACACACTTTCCAAGCCTCTCGAGCGCATGTCCCTTGCCGGGAGCCATGCCACAGATACACCCCTCACAACGACCGCAGCGATCCGAAAACCGCGCCGCGGCGCGAAAGGGAAAGGCAACCGAGCGGACCAGTTTTGCATATACAGGACGGCAGACGGCGCCAACATCCCGGCGATGGCCATTGAGTACAAGGCGCCACACAAGCTAAGCCAGGATGAAATTGTTACCGGGTTGGCGTCTGATATCCAACCGAGACGAGACGTGATCAACAAGGACTGCGAGGGCTTTGTCCTCGCGTCGAGGGCGCTCGCCGCCGCTGTCGTTACCCAACTCTTCTCCTACATGGTCGGCAAGGGCATGCAGTATGGATACGTCTGTACGGGACAAGTCTTCGTCTTTCTCTATATTCCAGACGATCCCGCCACGGTCTTCTACCACGTGTGCGTGCCGAATTTGGATGTGATCGAGGACGACGAGAACAGACTTCATCGCACGGCTGTCGCGCAGGTCTTCGCCTTCATACTCCAGGCCGTCCTTACGCCACCGCCCCCACAATCCTGGCACGACGCCGCTGAACGACTTGACATTTGGGACGTGGAGTTCGAAGATGTGCTGAGCAAAATCCCAGTGACAGTTCGCAAGGACAAAGAACACGCTTCCCCATACAAGCCTCAGCGCTGGCGCGGCTTTACTCGCTCGCCAATTCGGACTCGATTAAGTTGCAAGCAGGCCAGCATCGAGTCCGGTCTACCAcatgaggacgatgatgaaccGCCACCCCCTTCACCGACGGCGGATCGGTTGACTCGTTCTGGCAGGAAACCTGCGACATCAGGCGCCTCTGGCGGCGCGGTCGCCACATCGGACGCAAGCTCTGGAAAAGGAGGTGGCGGAAGGGGAAGGCGGCCAGACATACAAGACCGAGCGTACTGCACCCATCAGTGCCTTGTTGGGCTTGCACTTGGCGGCCCGATAGACCCGTCCTGTCCGAACGCCCCTTATCATAAACCAGGCCACATTAGCCGCGTCGACTTTCTGCATCTTCTTCGTGCACAGCTGGCCGGTGACCGCGGCCGTGACGCCGACTCCGCACCGCTGTACCTGGCGGGAGCTGTCGGGTCGCTCTTCAAGGTCCGACTGTCCACCCACGGTTACACACTTGTTGCCAAGGGCGTCGAGTCAGCAAATCGTGGCCGCCTACAGAATGAGGAGAAAATTTACAATCAGCTCTCTGTTATCCAGGGGAGGCACGTTCCGGTATGTCTCGGTCTAATAGACCTGGTCCTCCCATACTACTGCGATGGCCGTGTTTCCGAGCACTTCCTGCTGCTTAGTTGGGCTGGGCAGCCACTGTCCAAATGCGTCGACCGGATCGACAAGGTGGTTGCCGTCGACGCAATCGCCATCGCCTATACCGAACTTCATCGGCTCCGAGTTTTACACTGCGATGCGGAATTACGCAACGTCATGTACAACCGAAATATTATGGTCGTTGACTTCGAGAGAGCAGAGGTCCGCAGTCGCCAGCCTCTTGGCCCGCTCAGCCCAAACGGCCAAAAccggaagaggaagagggaacTACCACAGAAGAAATGCAAGGATCCTTTCACAGAAGAACTACAAAAGGTTGTGAGAGACATCTCGGGATATTTCGGGCAAAGTTGA